A DNA window from Patescibacteria group bacterium contains the following coding sequences:
- a CDS encoding type IV pilus twitching motility protein PilT yields MGDGSSITKYLDFAIAQNASDVHFSVGVPAMIRVDGRLAAIPDAPIISDAVAQTLITSFVPKDLLLTLRQKRELDFSFGYKNMRFRVNVYFQKGSVSASLRSIPKEIRGFKELGLPPILEKFTEHSQGFVVITGPTGSGKSTTLAAMVNKINLEKRKHIVTIEDPIEYVFEHKQSLISQREVGTDTNSFARALKSALREDPDVVLIGEMRDLETIEAAMTLAETGHLVLTTLHTNSAAQTADRIVNVFPPHLQQQISSQLASVLLGVVSQRLIPRINGGRVMAAEIMVANTAVKSLIRDGKNFQIPNIIQTSAAEGMISLDKVLAELVSKGEITLEDALNFAIDQKAFKMMVY; encoded by the coding sequence ATGGGTGACGGAAGCTCGATAACTAAGTACTTGGATTTTGCGATTGCACAGAACGCTTCGGATGTTCATTTTTCTGTTGGCGTACCTGCGATGATCCGAGTAGACGGACGGCTTGCCGCTATCCCTGATGCGCCTATAATTTCCGATGCTGTGGCCCAAACTTTGATCACATCTTTCGTGCCCAAAGATCTATTGTTGACTCTCCGCCAGAAGAGAGAGCTCGACTTCTCCTTTGGCTACAAAAATATGCGTTTTCGTGTAAATGTATACTTCCAGAAAGGCTCAGTATCTGCCTCTCTCCGCTCGATACCGAAGGAAATCCGAGGTTTCAAGGAGCTTGGCCTTCCTCCAATTTTGGAGAAATTTACAGAGCACAGCCAAGGCTTTGTCGTGATTACCGGGCCTACTGGTTCGGGCAAGTCGACAACTTTGGCAGCGATGGTCAACAAAATCAATCTGGAAAAAAGAAAACACATCGTCACGATTGAAGATCCAATAGAGTATGTCTTTGAACATAAGCAATCTCTGATTTCGCAGAGAGAAGTTGGGACGGATACTAATTCGTTTGCAAGGGCGCTTAAGTCTGCATTGCGCGAAGACCCAGATGTTGTCCTGATCGGCGAAATGCGAGATCTGGAGACGATCGAGGCGGCCATGACTTTGGCCGAGACAGGCCATTTGGTCCTGACCACCTTGCACACCAACTCTGCCGCACAGACAGCTGATAGGATCGTCAATGTATTCCCGCCGCACCTACAGCAACAAATTTCGAGTCAATTAGCCTCAGTTTTGCTCGGTGTCGTCTCGCAACGTCTAATCCCACGCATAAATGGCGGTCGGGTGATGGCGGCGGAGATCATGGTTGCCAACACAGCTGTCAAAAGCTTGATCCGAGACGGCAAGAACTTCCAAATTCCAAATATTATCCAAACTTCTGCCGCAGAAGGCATGATCAGTCTGGACAAAGTATTGGCTGAATTGGTCTCGAAGGGCGAGATTACACTCGAGGACGCATTGAACTTTGCAATTGATCAAAAAGCGTTTAAAATGATGGTATACTAA